The genomic region GCGGAGGGAGTGAAGAGATGAGCCAATCTGAAATGATCGCGGCGTTCAGACGACGAAAACGACCCGGCGGGCGGCAGCCAAACTTTGGCGGCTGGATGCGCCCCATCGCTCGAGCGGTAAAACGCGATAAATATTTATATTTATTGGCTTTGCCCGGGTTGCTTTTTTTTCTGGTTTTCAAATACCTTCCGATGTATGGCATCATCATCTCCTTTCAGGATTATTCGCCGTTTGACGGCATCCTGCATAGCAGATGGGTTGGTTTTCAGCACTTCGTGCGTTTCTTTACCAACCAGGATTTCTGGATGCTATTTCGCAATACGTTGGTTATCAACGCGATGAATCTGCTGTTTTTCTTCCCGTTGCCGATTGTCCTGTCGCTGCTCTTAAACGAGGTCAGGCGGAATTGGTACAAGCGGATCGTGCAATCGATCGTTTATTTGCCGCATTTTCTGTCATGGGTCATTATAATCGGTCTGACGCTGGTCATGCTTTCCGCCTCAAACGGTATCATTAACCAATTGCTGCAGGCAATGGGATTTGCCAAGATTCCATTCTTGACAAGCCCCAAGCTTTTTTGGATCATCCTGACCATTCAGTCCATTTGGAAAGAATCCGGTTGGGGCACGATCATTTTTTTGGCCGCAATAGCCGGCGTCGACCCGCAGTTGTATGAGGCGGCGCGGATGGACGGGGCCGGAAGGTTTAGGCAAATGTGGCACGTGACGCTGCCGGCTATCCGCAATGTGATTGTTGTTCTGCTTATTCTCCGGCTGGGGCATATCATGGACATCGGCTTTGAGCAGGTTTACCTGATGTACAACGGTGCAGTCTCGGACGTCGCGGACGTATTCGATACCTACGTTTATCGCGTTGGAATTCAACAAGGACAGTTCAGTTTCAGCACAGCGGTAGGTCTGTTCAAATCGGTTATCGGCCTAATCCTCATCGTGCTGGCCAATCGCCTGGCAAAACGCTGGGGCGAAGAAGGAATCTATTAGAAAGGAGGTGAAAGCGTGACAAGAATCGGTGATCGTTTGTTTCAGACAGTGAATTCGGGCTTGTTGGGGTTGATTGCGGTGGCAACGCTGTTCCCGCTATATTACGTTTTTATCGTGTCGTTCACCGATCCCGCGGAGTTTGTACGCAAAAGCATCGTGCTGCTGCCCGAGAAATGGACGCTGGATGCATACCGCTATCTT from Bacilli bacterium harbors:
- a CDS encoding ABC transporter permease subunit, translating into MRPIARAVKRDKYLYLLALPGLLFFLVFKYLPMYGIIISFQDYSPFDGILHSRWVGFQHFVRFFTNQDFWMLFRNTLVINAMNLLFFFPLPIVLSLLLNEVRRNWYKRIVQSIVYLPHFLSWVIIIGLTLVMLSASNGIINQLLQAMGFAKIPFLTSPKLFWIILTIQSIWKESGWGTIIFLAAIAGVDPQLYEAARMDGAGRFRQMWHVTLPAIRNVIVVLLILRLGHIMDIGFEQVYLMYNGAVSDVADVFDTYVYRVGIQQGQFSFSTAVGLFKSVIGLILIVLANRLAKRWGEEGIY